In Vigna radiata var. radiata cultivar VC1973A chromosome 3, Vradiata_ver6, whole genome shotgun sequence, the following proteins share a genomic window:
- the LOC106757735 gene encoding polyadenylation and cleavage factor homolog 4 isoform X1 yields MNMESTRRSLDRSRELGSKKPRLIEELSARQLPQRQQGSGIVTSLVSARARVNDRDTESSESSRGGGYQPQPQPHHELVTQYKTALAELTFNSKPIITNLTIIAGENQSAAKAIAATVCANILEVPSDQKLPSLYLLDSIVKNIGRDYIKYFAVRLPEVFCKAYRQVDPIVHSSMKHLFGTWKGVFPPQCLQMIEKELGFTPAVNGSASVSATVRSDLQSQRPPHSIHVNPKYLERQRLQQSSTSKGVVDDMTGTLLKSNEDSERPNRALGASRPWLDPRINMLNNQHTQRDAFNDSVPEKSIDGSFGGSQYGSGISSNLVSGAARTGTKLIDLGQEKTWSKTDGGDAETISGQKNGFSLKRSLSNREAPKSINLKAHRQPGLNLTQIWNNMMSDNWKNSEEEEFTWDEMNSGLNDHGPNVSSNLSTDSWMTDDENLEGEDHLHILHPYGEKVDREISTVKKQLPGFGGHPPSSWQLQKHHTIDKLTLKPGYSEGFVSTISGLPANASSLPVKKGNQSLTSKAIVGMSKIVEQQFDSGETESPSGQSASQRQSPSLPGTVYHPDSMQNLPEQEMPQDLKTSQFLGGPTSQHIRDRSPTLHPVVQVGNMRRTQEKDMQGTFQTKLQPQQLNSSQAEVFAKTKLPQSKVSLTKGVSEQSTKNNLSAAAVKSGIIPKKSITSNLDPRKHLSKSGVQLPPSGRSSPATLISSGSAVISPSLLDPLHKDSSSLPKKPQGKAGQPPQRLSTQPPASSNVNAAKNNVNPIANLLSSLVAKGLISAETESPTVVPSEVLKGSKDKTVNISTSSSFPVTSVSDSAAVPASSARDEEDASTKSSLPSAQSTSTKIRNLIGFDFKPNVIREFHEPVIRELLDDFPHHCKICGIRFKQEQQYKRHLEWHATREHGPIKESRSWYAKSSDWIAGKVEYSSELEFTDHSVVVHDKETDSSQLDTMIRADENQCLCVLCGELFEDVYCHERNEWMFKGAVYMNCSDFNDEMESRNVGPIIHAKCLSENSIVTNLGND; encoded by the exons ATGAATATGGAGAGTACGCGCAGATCGTTGGATAGATCTAGAGAACTGGGTTCCAAGAAGCCTCGATTGATCGAAGAACTAAGCGCCCGACAGTTACCTCAAAGACAGCAAGGGTCGGGGATAGTTACTTCCTTGGTGTCTGCAAGGGCTCGAGTAAATGACAGGGACACCGAAAGCAGCGAATCAAGCCGCGGCGGTGGGTACCAGCCTCAGCCACAGCCTCACCATGAGCTTGTGACTCAGTATAAGACTGCGCTTGCTGAACTTACTTTCAATTCTAAGCCAATAATTACAAACTTGACTATTATTGCTGGGGAGAATCAGTCTGCTGCCAAGGCAATTGCCGCCACTGTTTGTGCTAACATTCTAGAG GTTCCAAGTGATCAAAAACTGCCGTCTCTCTATCTCTTAGACAGTATTGTTAAGAACATCGGGCGAGATTATATAAAGTATTTTGCTGTCAGATTACCCGAG GTATTCTGCAAGGCTTACAGACAGGTTGATCCTATTGTCCATTCAAGTATGAAACATCTTTTTGGAACTTGGAAAGGAGTCTTTCCTCCTCAGTGTCTTCAGATGATTGAGAAAGAACTTGGCTTTACACCTGCAGTCAATGGTTCAGCTTCAGTATCTGCTACAGTCAGGAGTGATTTGCAGTCACAACGCCCACCTCATAGTATCCATGTGAATCCAAAGTATTTAGAAAGGCAGCGTCTCCAGCAGTCAAGTACG AGTAAAGGAGTTGTTGATGACATGACTGGAACTTTGTTAAAGTCGAATGAGGATTCAGAGAGGCCAAATAGAGCTTTGGGTGCTTCTCGACCATGGCTGGATCCTAGGATTAACATGCTT AATAATCAGCACACACAGAGAGATGCATTTAATGATTCTGTTCCTGAGAAGAGCATTGATGGATCATTTGGAGGCAGTCAATATGGTTCTGGCATTTCTAGTAATTTGGTCTCGGGTGCTGCAAGGACTGGAACTAAGCTCATTGATTTAGGGCAAGAAAAAACATGGTCCAAAACAGACGGTGGTGATGCAGAGACCATATCTGGGCAAAAAAATGGTTTCAGTCTCAAGCGTAGTCTTTCAAATCGGGAAGCACCAAAGTCCATAAATTTGAAAGCACATCGTCAGCCGGGCTTAAATTTAACTCAGATATGGAACAATATGATGTCAGATAACTGGAAAAATTCTGAAGAGGAGGAGTTCACGTGGGATGAGATGAACTCTGGTTTGAACGATCATGGACCTAATGTGTCTAGCAATTTGAGCACAGATTCATGGATGACAGATGATGAAAATTTG GAAGGTGAAGATCACCTGCATATTCTACACCCTTACGGGGAAAAGGTTGATAGGGAAATATCCACTGTTAAGAAACAACTGCCTGGTTTTGGTGGCCATCCACCTTCATCATGGCAATTGCAGAAGCATCACACAATTGATAAGTTGACACTGAAGCCAGGTTACTCAGAAGGATTTGTGTCCACTATTAGTGGCTTACCAGCCAACGCAAGTTCTTTACCTGTCAAGAAGGGGAACCAATCTCTGACGTCAAAGGCAATAGTAGGAATGTCCAAAATTGTAGAGCAACAATTTGATTCTGGGGAGACCGAATCCCCTTCTGGGCAGTCAGCTTCACAACGACAGTCTCCATCACTACCAGGAACAGTATACCACCCTGATTCAATGCAAAATTTGCCTGAGCAAGAAATGCCCCAGGATCTCAAAACATCTCAATTTTTAGGAGGTCCAACTAGTCAGCACATTAGAGATCGCTCACCTACCCTTCATCCCGTCGTTCAGGTTGGTAACATGCGAAGAACACAGGAAAAGGACATGCAGGGCACGTTTCAAACAAAGCTTCAGCCACAACAGCTCAACTCTTCTCAGGCTGAAGTTTTTGCTAAAACTAAGTTGCCCCAGTCTAAAGTTTCTTTAACCAAAGGAGTTTCAGAACAGTCGACCAAAAATAATTTGTCAGCTGCAGCTGTGAAGAGTGGAATCATTCCCAAGAAATCAATTACCAGTAATCTGGATCCAAGGAAGCATCTATCCAAGTCTGGGGTTCAGCTTCCTCCTTCCGGTAGGTCTTCTCCTGCCACATTAATTTCTTCAGGGTCTGCAGTGATATCACCATCTTTATTGGATCCTCTGCACAAAGATTCATCTTCACTGCCCAAAAAACCTCAAGGAAAGGCTGGACAACCACCACAAAGGCTTTCTACTCAACCACCTGCTTCCTCTAATGTGAATGCCGCAAAAAATAATGTAAACCCTATCGCAAACCTTTTAAGCTCATTGGTTGCAAAGGGTTTGATATCCGCAGAAACTGAATCACCGACTGTGGTACCAAGCGAGGTGCTGAAGGGATCCAAAGATAAAACTGTAAACATTAGCACCAGTAGCTCTTTCCCAGTTACATCAGTTTCTGATTCTGCAGCTGTCCCAGCATCATCTGCCAGAGACGAGGAAGACGCTTCTACAAAATCCTCTCTACCCTCAGCTCAATCAACTAGCACGAAAATCAGAAATCTCATTGGCTTTGATTTTAAACCTAATGTAATTCGAGAATTCCATGAACCGGTAATTAGGGAATTATTGGATGATTTCCCTCATCATTGCAAAATTTGCGGTATTAGGTTTAAACAAGAACAACAGTATAAGAGACACTTGGAGTGGCATGCCACAAGAGAACATGGTCCAATTAAAGAATCCAGAAGTTGGTATGCTAAGTCAAGTGATTGGATTGCTGGCAAGGTAGAATACTCATCTGAGCTTGAGTTTACCGACCACTCCGTTGTTGTACACGACAAAGAAACAGACAGCAGTCAATTGGATACGATGATTCGAGCAGATGAAAATCAGTGTTTGTGTGTATTGTGTGGCGAGCTATTTGAAGATGTGTACTGTCACGAAAGGAACGAGTGGATGTTCAAAGGGGCCGTTTACATGAACTGCTCGGATTTCAATGATGAGATGGAAAGTAGAAATGTGGGTCCCATCATTCATGCAAAATGCTTATCAGAGAACTCAATTGTCACCAATTTG ggTAATGATTAA
- the LOC106757735 gene encoding polyadenylation and cleavage factor homolog 4 isoform X2, whose protein sequence is MNMESTRRSLDRSRELGSKKPRLIEELSARQLPQRQQGSGIVTSLVSARARVNDRDTESSESSRGGGYQPQPQPHHELVTQYKTALAELTFNSKPIITNLTIIAGENQSAAKAIAATVCANILEVPSDQKLPSLYLLDSIVKNIGRDYIKYFAVRLPEVFCKAYRQVDPIVHSSMKHLFGTWKGVFPPQCLQMIEKELGFTPAVNGSASVSATVRSDLQSQRPPHSIHVNPKYLERQRLQQSSTNNQHTQRDAFNDSVPEKSIDGSFGGSQYGSGISSNLVSGAARTGTKLIDLGQEKTWSKTDGGDAETISGQKNGFSLKRSLSNREAPKSINLKAHRQPGLNLTQIWNNMMSDNWKNSEEEEFTWDEMNSGLNDHGPNVSSNLSTDSWMTDDENLEGEDHLHILHPYGEKVDREISTVKKQLPGFGGHPPSSWQLQKHHTIDKLTLKPGYSEGFVSTISGLPANASSLPVKKGNQSLTSKAIVGMSKIVEQQFDSGETESPSGQSASQRQSPSLPGTVYHPDSMQNLPEQEMPQDLKTSQFLGGPTSQHIRDRSPTLHPVVQVGNMRRTQEKDMQGTFQTKLQPQQLNSSQAEVFAKTKLPQSKVSLTKGVSEQSTKNNLSAAAVKSGIIPKKSITSNLDPRKHLSKSGVQLPPSGRSSPATLISSGSAVISPSLLDPLHKDSSSLPKKPQGKAGQPPQRLSTQPPASSNVNAAKNNVNPIANLLSSLVAKGLISAETESPTVVPSEVLKGSKDKTVNISTSSSFPVTSVSDSAAVPASSARDEEDASTKSSLPSAQSTSTKIRNLIGFDFKPNVIREFHEPVIRELLDDFPHHCKICGIRFKQEQQYKRHLEWHATREHGPIKESRSWYAKSSDWIAGKVEYSSELEFTDHSVVVHDKETDSSQLDTMIRADENQCLCVLCGELFEDVYCHERNEWMFKGAVYMNCSDFNDEMESRNVGPIIHAKCLSENSIVTNLGND, encoded by the exons ATGAATATGGAGAGTACGCGCAGATCGTTGGATAGATCTAGAGAACTGGGTTCCAAGAAGCCTCGATTGATCGAAGAACTAAGCGCCCGACAGTTACCTCAAAGACAGCAAGGGTCGGGGATAGTTACTTCCTTGGTGTCTGCAAGGGCTCGAGTAAATGACAGGGACACCGAAAGCAGCGAATCAAGCCGCGGCGGTGGGTACCAGCCTCAGCCACAGCCTCACCATGAGCTTGTGACTCAGTATAAGACTGCGCTTGCTGAACTTACTTTCAATTCTAAGCCAATAATTACAAACTTGACTATTATTGCTGGGGAGAATCAGTCTGCTGCCAAGGCAATTGCCGCCACTGTTTGTGCTAACATTCTAGAG GTTCCAAGTGATCAAAAACTGCCGTCTCTCTATCTCTTAGACAGTATTGTTAAGAACATCGGGCGAGATTATATAAAGTATTTTGCTGTCAGATTACCCGAG GTATTCTGCAAGGCTTACAGACAGGTTGATCCTATTGTCCATTCAAGTATGAAACATCTTTTTGGAACTTGGAAAGGAGTCTTTCCTCCTCAGTGTCTTCAGATGATTGAGAAAGAACTTGGCTTTACACCTGCAGTCAATGGTTCAGCTTCAGTATCTGCTACAGTCAGGAGTGATTTGCAGTCACAACGCCCACCTCATAGTATCCATGTGAATCCAAAGTATTTAGAAAGGCAGCGTCTCCAGCAGTCAAGTACG AATAATCAGCACACACAGAGAGATGCATTTAATGATTCTGTTCCTGAGAAGAGCATTGATGGATCATTTGGAGGCAGTCAATATGGTTCTGGCATTTCTAGTAATTTGGTCTCGGGTGCTGCAAGGACTGGAACTAAGCTCATTGATTTAGGGCAAGAAAAAACATGGTCCAAAACAGACGGTGGTGATGCAGAGACCATATCTGGGCAAAAAAATGGTTTCAGTCTCAAGCGTAGTCTTTCAAATCGGGAAGCACCAAAGTCCATAAATTTGAAAGCACATCGTCAGCCGGGCTTAAATTTAACTCAGATATGGAACAATATGATGTCAGATAACTGGAAAAATTCTGAAGAGGAGGAGTTCACGTGGGATGAGATGAACTCTGGTTTGAACGATCATGGACCTAATGTGTCTAGCAATTTGAGCACAGATTCATGGATGACAGATGATGAAAATTTG GAAGGTGAAGATCACCTGCATATTCTACACCCTTACGGGGAAAAGGTTGATAGGGAAATATCCACTGTTAAGAAACAACTGCCTGGTTTTGGTGGCCATCCACCTTCATCATGGCAATTGCAGAAGCATCACACAATTGATAAGTTGACACTGAAGCCAGGTTACTCAGAAGGATTTGTGTCCACTATTAGTGGCTTACCAGCCAACGCAAGTTCTTTACCTGTCAAGAAGGGGAACCAATCTCTGACGTCAAAGGCAATAGTAGGAATGTCCAAAATTGTAGAGCAACAATTTGATTCTGGGGAGACCGAATCCCCTTCTGGGCAGTCAGCTTCACAACGACAGTCTCCATCACTACCAGGAACAGTATACCACCCTGATTCAATGCAAAATTTGCCTGAGCAAGAAATGCCCCAGGATCTCAAAACATCTCAATTTTTAGGAGGTCCAACTAGTCAGCACATTAGAGATCGCTCACCTACCCTTCATCCCGTCGTTCAGGTTGGTAACATGCGAAGAACACAGGAAAAGGACATGCAGGGCACGTTTCAAACAAAGCTTCAGCCACAACAGCTCAACTCTTCTCAGGCTGAAGTTTTTGCTAAAACTAAGTTGCCCCAGTCTAAAGTTTCTTTAACCAAAGGAGTTTCAGAACAGTCGACCAAAAATAATTTGTCAGCTGCAGCTGTGAAGAGTGGAATCATTCCCAAGAAATCAATTACCAGTAATCTGGATCCAAGGAAGCATCTATCCAAGTCTGGGGTTCAGCTTCCTCCTTCCGGTAGGTCTTCTCCTGCCACATTAATTTCTTCAGGGTCTGCAGTGATATCACCATCTTTATTGGATCCTCTGCACAAAGATTCATCTTCACTGCCCAAAAAACCTCAAGGAAAGGCTGGACAACCACCACAAAGGCTTTCTACTCAACCACCTGCTTCCTCTAATGTGAATGCCGCAAAAAATAATGTAAACCCTATCGCAAACCTTTTAAGCTCATTGGTTGCAAAGGGTTTGATATCCGCAGAAACTGAATCACCGACTGTGGTACCAAGCGAGGTGCTGAAGGGATCCAAAGATAAAACTGTAAACATTAGCACCAGTAGCTCTTTCCCAGTTACATCAGTTTCTGATTCTGCAGCTGTCCCAGCATCATCTGCCAGAGACGAGGAAGACGCTTCTACAAAATCCTCTCTACCCTCAGCTCAATCAACTAGCACGAAAATCAGAAATCTCATTGGCTTTGATTTTAAACCTAATGTAATTCGAGAATTCCATGAACCGGTAATTAGGGAATTATTGGATGATTTCCCTCATCATTGCAAAATTTGCGGTATTAGGTTTAAACAAGAACAACAGTATAAGAGACACTTGGAGTGGCATGCCACAAGAGAACATGGTCCAATTAAAGAATCCAGAAGTTGGTATGCTAAGTCAAGTGATTGGATTGCTGGCAAGGTAGAATACTCATCTGAGCTTGAGTTTACCGACCACTCCGTTGTTGTACACGACAAAGAAACAGACAGCAGTCAATTGGATACGATGATTCGAGCAGATGAAAATCAGTGTTTGTGTGTATTGTGTGGCGAGCTATTTGAAGATGTGTACTGTCACGAAAGGAACGAGTGGATGTTCAAAGGGGCCGTTTACATGAACTGCTCGGATTTCAATGATGAGATGGAAAGTAGAAATGTGGGTCCCATCATTCATGCAAAATGCTTATCAGAGAACTCAATTGTCACCAATTTG ggTAATGATTAA
- the LOC106757735 gene encoding polyadenylation and cleavage factor homolog 4 isoform X3, giving the protein MKHLFGTWKGVFPPQCLQMIEKELGFTPAVNGSASVSATVRSDLQSQRPPHSIHVNPKYLERQRLQQSSTSKGVVDDMTGTLLKSNEDSERPNRALGASRPWLDPRINMLNNQHTQRDAFNDSVPEKSIDGSFGGSQYGSGISSNLVSGAARTGTKLIDLGQEKTWSKTDGGDAETISGQKNGFSLKRSLSNREAPKSINLKAHRQPGLNLTQIWNNMMSDNWKNSEEEEFTWDEMNSGLNDHGPNVSSNLSTDSWMTDDENLEGEDHLHILHPYGEKVDREISTVKKQLPGFGGHPPSSWQLQKHHTIDKLTLKPGYSEGFVSTISGLPANASSLPVKKGNQSLTSKAIVGMSKIVEQQFDSGETESPSGQSASQRQSPSLPGTVYHPDSMQNLPEQEMPQDLKTSQFLGGPTSQHIRDRSPTLHPVVQVGNMRRTQEKDMQGTFQTKLQPQQLNSSQAEVFAKTKLPQSKVSLTKGVSEQSTKNNLSAAAVKSGIIPKKSITSNLDPRKHLSKSGVQLPPSGRSSPATLISSGSAVISPSLLDPLHKDSSSLPKKPQGKAGQPPQRLSTQPPASSNVNAAKNNVNPIANLLSSLVAKGLISAETESPTVVPSEVLKGSKDKTVNISTSSSFPVTSVSDSAAVPASSARDEEDASTKSSLPSAQSTSTKIRNLIGFDFKPNVIREFHEPVIRELLDDFPHHCKICGIRFKQEQQYKRHLEWHATREHGPIKESRSWYAKSSDWIAGKVEYSSELEFTDHSVVVHDKETDSSQLDTMIRADENQCLCVLCGELFEDVYCHERNEWMFKGAVYMNCSDFNDEMESRNVGPIIHAKCLSENSIVTNLGND; this is encoded by the exons ATGAAACATCTTTTTGGAACTTGGAAAGGAGTCTTTCCTCCTCAGTGTCTTCAGATGATTGAGAAAGAACTTGGCTTTACACCTGCAGTCAATGGTTCAGCTTCAGTATCTGCTACAGTCAGGAGTGATTTGCAGTCACAACGCCCACCTCATAGTATCCATGTGAATCCAAAGTATTTAGAAAGGCAGCGTCTCCAGCAGTCAAGTACG AGTAAAGGAGTTGTTGATGACATGACTGGAACTTTGTTAAAGTCGAATGAGGATTCAGAGAGGCCAAATAGAGCTTTGGGTGCTTCTCGACCATGGCTGGATCCTAGGATTAACATGCTT AATAATCAGCACACACAGAGAGATGCATTTAATGATTCTGTTCCTGAGAAGAGCATTGATGGATCATTTGGAGGCAGTCAATATGGTTCTGGCATTTCTAGTAATTTGGTCTCGGGTGCTGCAAGGACTGGAACTAAGCTCATTGATTTAGGGCAAGAAAAAACATGGTCCAAAACAGACGGTGGTGATGCAGAGACCATATCTGGGCAAAAAAATGGTTTCAGTCTCAAGCGTAGTCTTTCAAATCGGGAAGCACCAAAGTCCATAAATTTGAAAGCACATCGTCAGCCGGGCTTAAATTTAACTCAGATATGGAACAATATGATGTCAGATAACTGGAAAAATTCTGAAGAGGAGGAGTTCACGTGGGATGAGATGAACTCTGGTTTGAACGATCATGGACCTAATGTGTCTAGCAATTTGAGCACAGATTCATGGATGACAGATGATGAAAATTTG GAAGGTGAAGATCACCTGCATATTCTACACCCTTACGGGGAAAAGGTTGATAGGGAAATATCCACTGTTAAGAAACAACTGCCTGGTTTTGGTGGCCATCCACCTTCATCATGGCAATTGCAGAAGCATCACACAATTGATAAGTTGACACTGAAGCCAGGTTACTCAGAAGGATTTGTGTCCACTATTAGTGGCTTACCAGCCAACGCAAGTTCTTTACCTGTCAAGAAGGGGAACCAATCTCTGACGTCAAAGGCAATAGTAGGAATGTCCAAAATTGTAGAGCAACAATTTGATTCTGGGGAGACCGAATCCCCTTCTGGGCAGTCAGCTTCACAACGACAGTCTCCATCACTACCAGGAACAGTATACCACCCTGATTCAATGCAAAATTTGCCTGAGCAAGAAATGCCCCAGGATCTCAAAACATCTCAATTTTTAGGAGGTCCAACTAGTCAGCACATTAGAGATCGCTCACCTACCCTTCATCCCGTCGTTCAGGTTGGTAACATGCGAAGAACACAGGAAAAGGACATGCAGGGCACGTTTCAAACAAAGCTTCAGCCACAACAGCTCAACTCTTCTCAGGCTGAAGTTTTTGCTAAAACTAAGTTGCCCCAGTCTAAAGTTTCTTTAACCAAAGGAGTTTCAGAACAGTCGACCAAAAATAATTTGTCAGCTGCAGCTGTGAAGAGTGGAATCATTCCCAAGAAATCAATTACCAGTAATCTGGATCCAAGGAAGCATCTATCCAAGTCTGGGGTTCAGCTTCCTCCTTCCGGTAGGTCTTCTCCTGCCACATTAATTTCTTCAGGGTCTGCAGTGATATCACCATCTTTATTGGATCCTCTGCACAAAGATTCATCTTCACTGCCCAAAAAACCTCAAGGAAAGGCTGGACAACCACCACAAAGGCTTTCTACTCAACCACCTGCTTCCTCTAATGTGAATGCCGCAAAAAATAATGTAAACCCTATCGCAAACCTTTTAAGCTCATTGGTTGCAAAGGGTTTGATATCCGCAGAAACTGAATCACCGACTGTGGTACCAAGCGAGGTGCTGAAGGGATCCAAAGATAAAACTGTAAACATTAGCACCAGTAGCTCTTTCCCAGTTACATCAGTTTCTGATTCTGCAGCTGTCCCAGCATCATCTGCCAGAGACGAGGAAGACGCTTCTACAAAATCCTCTCTACCCTCAGCTCAATCAACTAGCACGAAAATCAGAAATCTCATTGGCTTTGATTTTAAACCTAATGTAATTCGAGAATTCCATGAACCGGTAATTAGGGAATTATTGGATGATTTCCCTCATCATTGCAAAATTTGCGGTATTAGGTTTAAACAAGAACAACAGTATAAGAGACACTTGGAGTGGCATGCCACAAGAGAACATGGTCCAATTAAAGAATCCAGAAGTTGGTATGCTAAGTCAAGTGATTGGATTGCTGGCAAGGTAGAATACTCATCTGAGCTTGAGTTTACCGACCACTCCGTTGTTGTACACGACAAAGAAACAGACAGCAGTCAATTGGATACGATGATTCGAGCAGATGAAAATCAGTGTTTGTGTGTATTGTGTGGCGAGCTATTTGAAGATGTGTACTGTCACGAAAGGAACGAGTGGATGTTCAAAGGGGCCGTTTACATGAACTGCTCGGATTTCAATGATGAGATGGAAAGTAGAAATGTGGGTCCCATCATTCATGCAAAATGCTTATCAGAGAACTCAATTGTCACCAATTTG ggTAATGATTAA